Proteins encoded by one window of Sorangium aterium:
- a CDS encoding PQQ-dependent sugar dehydrogenase gives MDNRRSCRRWARHGAAQVLLVGAGAGALASCSPKRAEVTPQPAPTDRILTGADALGDWTTDAPGVKRKITVADLPAPNEGESVTNSPSKADRPAGVFPKVPSGFTVAELARGLEKPRVVQVAPNGDVFVAESAADRVLVLRDTDGDGKADLRSVYAEDLNRPFGIAFYPSGTEAPTHVYIANTDSVVRFPYKAGDTRASGPAEALVTNIPSGKEAVGGGGHWTRDIAFSKDNQRMFVSVGSRSNVDDDDSEIRRACILSFTPDGKDEALHASGIRNPVGLAIEPATGALWTSVNERDELGDNLVPDYVTRVQEGGFYGWPWYYLGAHQDPRHEGKHPELRDKVIVPDVLIQSHSASLDLCFYTGQQFPADYQGHIFAAEHGSWNRSRRTGYKVIRIPVKDGKAAGYYEDFMTGFVTSTGDVWGRPVGVAVAKDGALLVTDDQSNTVWRVAYGK, from the coding sequence ATGGACAACCGAAGATCATGCCGCCGGTGGGCCCGGCACGGGGCGGCGCAGGTGCTCCTGGTCGGCGCCGGCGCGGGCGCGCTGGCCTCCTGCTCGCCCAAGCGCGCCGAGGTCACACCGCAGCCAGCGCCCACCGACAGGATCCTCACGGGCGCCGACGCGCTGGGCGACTGGACGACGGACGCGCCGGGCGTGAAGCGCAAGATCACCGTCGCCGACCTGCCCGCGCCCAACGAGGGCGAGTCGGTGACCAACAGTCCGAGCAAGGCAGATCGTCCAGCCGGTGTGTTCCCCAAAGTCCCGTCGGGATTCACCGTCGCCGAGCTCGCCAGGGGTCTGGAGAAGCCGCGCGTCGTGCAGGTGGCGCCGAACGGCGACGTGTTCGTGGCCGAGAGCGCGGCGGACCGGGTGCTGGTGCTCCGGGACACGGACGGTGACGGCAAGGCCGACCTCCGCAGCGTCTACGCCGAGGACCTCAACCGCCCCTTCGGCATCGCCTTCTATCCGAGCGGCACCGAGGCGCCGACGCACGTCTACATCGCGAACACCGACAGCGTGGTGAGGTTCCCTTACAAGGCGGGCGACACCAGGGCCAGCGGCCCGGCCGAGGCGCTCGTCACCAACATCCCCTCGGGCAAGGAGGCCGTGGGCGGCGGCGGCCACTGGACCCGCGATATCGCCTTCAGCAAGGACAACCAGCGAATGTTCGTGTCCGTGGGCTCCCGCTCCAACGTCGATGACGACGACAGCGAGATCCGGCGCGCGTGCATCCTTTCCTTCACGCCCGACGGCAAGGACGAGGCGCTCCATGCGTCAGGCATCCGCAACCCGGTCGGCCTGGCCATCGAGCCGGCGACGGGCGCGCTCTGGACCAGCGTGAACGAGCGCGACGAGCTGGGCGACAACCTGGTCCCCGACTACGTGACGCGCGTGCAGGAGGGCGGGTTCTACGGCTGGCCCTGGTACTACCTCGGCGCGCACCAGGATCCGCGGCACGAGGGCAAGCACCCCGAGCTCCGGGACAAGGTCATCGTGCCGGACGTGCTGATCCAGTCGCACTCGGCCTCCCTCGACCTGTGCTTCTACACGGGCCAGCAGTTCCCTGCCGACTACCAGGGGCACATCTTCGCCGCGGAGCACGGCTCGTGGAACCGCTCGCGGCGCACCGGATACAAGGTGATCCGCATCCCGGTCAAGGACGGCAAGGCGGCAGGGTACTACGAAGACTTCATGACAGGCTTCGTCACGAGCACCGGCGACGTGTGGGGTCGCCCGGTCGGCGTCGCGGTGGCGAAGGACGGCGCGCTGCTTGTGACCGACGACCAGAGCAACACCGTGTGGCGGGTGGCCTACGGCAAGTGA
- a CDS encoding VOC family protein — protein MFKRIAHVCLNVRDLQRSVDFYGKLGFATKFHFTREGAPFGAYLEIADGNYMEMFEDRNLGEVVNTGIAHFCLETDDMDAVTATLKSRGVPFTEKKLGCDNTYQIWLADPDGNKFEVHQYTPTSTQYTGGVIEADW, from the coding sequence ATGTTCAAACGCATCGCGCACGTCTGTCTCAACGTGAGAGATCTGCAGCGCTCGGTCGACTTCTACGGCAAGCTCGGGTTCGCCACCAAGTTCCACTTCACCCGAGAAGGCGCGCCGTTCGGCGCGTACCTCGAGATCGCCGACGGCAACTATATGGAGATGTTCGAGGACCGGAACCTCGGCGAGGTGGTCAATACCGGGATCGCCCACTTCTGCCTCGAGACCGACGACATGGACGCCGTGACGGCGACGCTGAAGAGCCGCGGCGTCCCGTTCACCGAGAAGAAGCTCGGCTGTGACAACACGTACCAGATCTGGCTGGCGGACCCCGACGGCAACAAGTTCGAGGTGCACCAGTACACGCCGACCAGCACGCAGTACACCGGAGGGGTGATCGAGGCGGACTGGTAG
- a CDS encoding nitric-oxide reductase large subunit — MHNLRRLWLALAAVITAGFLILGFTGREVYRKAPPIPERVETPSGRVLLTKDDILDGQLVYQSIGGQQVGSVWGHGAYQAPDWSADWLHREAEAQLALWSQREHGAPFASLPDEAQAALKARLQRTMRHNGYDAATGALTVPEDRALAIEETAAHYRALFGDEPSLAGLRESYALHTAAVPDAGRRDKLTAFFFWTSWAAAAERPGTGASYTNNWPHEPLVGNVPTSANVIWSIVSIVLLLAGIGALVWYHAFRRGEEPSDPAPARDPLAGWVLTPSMRAVGKYCVVVVALLVLQVTLGVLTAHYTVEGNEVFGLPLGEILPYAVTRTWHVQLGVFWIATAFLATGLFLAPAVGGREPTGQRLGVNVLFGALVLVVFGSLAGEWLAIKQRFSLETSFWFGHQGYEYVDLGRAFQIALFGGLALWLFLMLRALWPALARRDMSRHIVLLFTGATVAIGMFYGVGLFYGAKTHLSVMEYWRWWVVHLWVEGFMEVFATAAIAFLFTRLGLVRPDSAARAAILSTCIFLISGIPGTFHHLYFSGTPVSVMAVGASFSALEVVPLVLVGMEAHETWQMQHRSGWMQAYRWPIQFFVAVAFWNFVGAGVFGFLINPPIALYYMQGLNTTPVHAHAALFGVYGLLSLGLVLVMLRRLRPDAVWNEARLRVAFWGMNGGLGLMILLSLLPIGLAQAWASVERGLWYARSAEFLQQPVLEALRWMRFVGDSLFIVGVAAFVAFVAGVFTRRPAGAASAKPAAGEVSGMATPAASGAPAT, encoded by the coding sequence ATGCATAACCTACGACGACTCTGGCTGGCGCTCGCCGCCGTCATCACCGCTGGATTCTTGATACTCGGCTTCACGGGCCGGGAGGTGTACCGCAAGGCCCCGCCGATCCCCGAGCGGGTGGAGACGCCGTCCGGCCGGGTGCTGCTCACGAAGGACGACATCCTGGACGGGCAGCTGGTCTATCAGAGCATCGGCGGACAGCAGGTCGGCAGCGTCTGGGGGCACGGCGCTTACCAGGCGCCGGACTGGTCGGCGGACTGGCTCCATCGCGAGGCCGAGGCGCAGCTCGCGCTCTGGAGCCAGCGAGAGCACGGCGCGCCGTTCGCGTCGCTCCCGGACGAGGCGCAGGCCGCGCTCAAGGCGCGGCTCCAGCGGACGATGCGCCACAACGGCTACGACGCCGCGACCGGCGCGCTCACGGTCCCCGAGGATCGCGCGCTGGCCATCGAGGAGACCGCGGCGCACTACCGCGCGCTCTTCGGCGACGAGCCGAGCCTCGCCGGCCTGCGCGAGAGCTACGCGCTGCACACGGCCGCGGTCCCCGACGCCGGGCGGCGCGACAAGCTGACGGCGTTCTTCTTCTGGACCTCGTGGGCCGCGGCCGCGGAGCGCCCCGGCACCGGCGCCAGCTACACGAACAACTGGCCTCACGAGCCGCTCGTCGGCAACGTCCCCACGAGCGCCAACGTGATCTGGTCGATCGTGAGCATCGTCCTGCTGCTCGCCGGGATCGGCGCGCTCGTCTGGTACCACGCGTTCCGCCGCGGCGAGGAGCCGTCCGACCCTGCGCCGGCGCGCGATCCGCTCGCGGGGTGGGTGCTCACCCCGTCGATGCGGGCCGTCGGGAAGTACTGCGTCGTGGTGGTCGCGCTGCTCGTGCTCCAGGTCACGCTCGGCGTGCTGACCGCGCACTACACCGTCGAGGGGAACGAGGTCTTCGGGCTGCCGCTCGGGGAGATCCTGCCGTACGCGGTGACGCGCACCTGGCACGTCCAGCTCGGCGTCTTCTGGATCGCGACCGCGTTCCTCGCGACGGGGCTGTTCCTCGCGCCGGCGGTGGGCGGGCGTGAGCCGACGGGGCAGCGGCTCGGCGTGAACGTCCTCTTCGGGGCGCTCGTCCTCGTGGTCTTCGGCTCGCTCGCGGGAGAGTGGCTGGCGATCAAGCAGCGCTTCTCGCTCGAGACCTCGTTCTGGTTCGGGCACCAGGGGTACGAGTACGTCGACCTCGGCCGCGCCTTCCAGATAGCGCTCTTCGGCGGGCTCGCGCTCTGGCTCTTCCTGATGCTGCGCGCGCTCTGGCCCGCGCTCGCCCGGCGCGACATGAGCCGGCACATCGTGCTGCTCTTCACCGGCGCCACGGTCGCCATCGGGATGTTCTACGGCGTGGGGCTCTTCTACGGCGCGAAGACGCACCTGTCGGTCATGGAGTACTGGCGCTGGTGGGTCGTCCACCTCTGGGTCGAGGGGTTCATGGAGGTGTTCGCCACCGCGGCGATCGCGTTCCTGTTCACCCGGCTCGGCCTCGTGCGTCCGGACAGCGCGGCGCGGGCGGCGATCCTGTCGACCTGCATCTTCCTCATCTCGGGCATCCCCGGCACGTTCCACCACCTCTACTTCAGCGGCACGCCGGTCTCGGTGATGGCGGTCGGCGCGAGCTTCAGCGCCCTCGAGGTGGTGCCGCTCGTCCTCGTCGGGATGGAGGCGCACGAGACCTGGCAGATGCAGCACCGGAGCGGGTGGATGCAGGCCTACCGCTGGCCCATCCAGTTCTTCGTCGCCGTCGCGTTCTGGAACTTCGTGGGCGCGGGCGTGTTCGGCTTCCTCATCAACCCGCCGATCGCCCTCTATTACATGCAGGGCCTCAACACGACGCCCGTGCACGCGCACGCCGCGCTCTTCGGCGTCTACGGGCTGTTGTCCCTCGGCCTCGTGCTGGTGATGCTCCGCCGCCTGCGCCCCGACGCGGTGTGGAACGAGGCGCGGCTCCGGGTGGCGTTCTGGGGGATGAATGGCGGCCTCGGCCTCATGATCCTCCTGAGCCTGCTGCCGATCGGGCTCGCGCAGGCGTGGGCCAGCGTCGAGCGCGGGCTGTGGTATGCGCGGAGCGCGGAGTTCCTGCAGCAGCCGGTCCTCGAGGCGCTGCGCTGGATGCGGTTCGTCGGAGACAGCCTGTTCATCGTCGGCGTCGCGGCCTTCGTGGCGTTCGTCGCGGGGGTCTTCACCCGGCGGCCCGCGGGCGCAGCCTCGGCGAAGCCGGCGGCCGGCGAGGTGTCAGGGATGGCCACGCCCGCGGCGAGCGGCGCGCCGGCGACCTGA
- a CDS encoding flavin-containing monooxygenase — MSTEHFDVLIVGAGLSGIGAGYHLQTRCPGKRYAILEGRSAIGGTWDLFRYPGVRSDSDMFTLGYSFRPWKEAKAIADGSSIRDYVRDTARELGIDRHIRFNHRVRSASWSSEHARWTVEVDVGPGEELVRYSCSFLYICSGYYRYESGYTPSFPGRDDFQGQLVHPQQWPEDLDYRGKRVVVIGSGATAVTLVPAMAADAAHVTMLQRSPSYIASLPSEDPIANAIREHLPERMAHRVARWKNVALSLLIYQICQRAPRLARRMLRGGVARHLPPDFDIDTHFNPRYDPWDQRLCLVPDADLFRAVKEGRASVVTDSIRTFTKNGVLLESGKELQADIIVTATGLELLLCGGIRIAVDGDVLDPGRSFIYKGLMLGGVPNFALCLGYTNASWTLRAELASTYVCRLLNHMDRHGYRQCLPRPDESVLDPRPLLGLTSGYVRRSVDHLPKQGSKAPWYFRQNYVLDLLAMKLGPVDDGTMVFSRRGDQERTWGTPF; from the coding sequence ATGTCCACCGAGCACTTCGACGTCCTGATCGTAGGCGCCGGCCTCTCCGGCATCGGCGCCGGCTACCACCTCCAGACGCGTTGCCCGGGCAAGCGGTATGCGATCCTCGAGGGGCGCAGCGCGATCGGCGGTACCTGGGACCTGTTCCGTTACCCTGGAGTCCGCTCCGACTCGGACATGTTCACGCTCGGCTACTCCTTCCGCCCCTGGAAGGAGGCCAAGGCGATCGCGGACGGGAGTTCGATCCGCGACTACGTGCGCGACACGGCCCGGGAGCTCGGCATCGACCGGCACATCCGGTTCAATCACCGGGTTCGATCCGCGTCATGGTCCTCGGAGCACGCGCGGTGGACCGTCGAGGTGGACGTCGGCCCAGGCGAGGAGCTCGTCCGCTACTCCTGCAGCTTCCTTTATATCTGCAGCGGCTACTACCGCTACGAGAGCGGGTATACGCCCAGCTTTCCCGGCCGCGACGACTTCCAGGGACAGCTCGTGCACCCCCAGCAGTGGCCGGAGGATCTCGACTACCGTGGCAAGCGCGTCGTCGTCATCGGCAGCGGCGCCACGGCCGTGACGCTCGTGCCCGCGATGGCCGCCGACGCAGCGCATGTGACGATGCTCCAGCGCTCACCGAGCTACATCGCCTCGTTGCCCTCGGAGGACCCGATAGCGAACGCGATCCGCGAGCACCTGCCGGAGCGGATGGCCCACCGCGTCGCCCGCTGGAAGAACGTCGCGCTCAGCCTGCTCATCTACCAGATCTGTCAACGCGCGCCGCGGCTGGCCAGGCGGATGCTCCGCGGCGGCGTCGCCCGGCATCTGCCGCCCGACTTCGACATCGATACACACTTCAACCCTCGCTACGATCCGTGGGATCAGCGCCTCTGCCTGGTGCCGGACGCCGATCTCTTCCGTGCGGTGAAGGAGGGGCGCGCCTCGGTGGTCACCGACAGCATCCGGACGTTCACGAAGAACGGCGTCCTGCTCGAGTCGGGCAAGGAGCTCCAGGCGGACATCATCGTGACGGCGACGGGCCTGGAGCTCCTGCTCTGCGGCGGCATCCGCATCGCCGTCGACGGCGACGTCCTCGATCCCGGCAGGTCGTTCATCTACAAGGGGTTGATGCTGGGCGGCGTCCCGAACTTCGCGCTCTGCCTCGGCTACACGAACGCCTCGTGGACGCTCCGCGCGGAGCTGGCCTCGACGTACGTCTGCCGGCTGCTCAACCACATGGATCGCCACGGCTACCGGCAGTGCTTGCCGCGCCCTGATGAATCCGTCCTCGATCCTCGGCCGCTGCTCGGCCTGACGTCGGGCTACGTGCGGCGCTCGGTGGACCACCTGCCCAAGCAGGGATCGAAGGCGCCGTGGTACTTCCGCCAGAACTACGTGCTCGATCTGCTCGCGATGAAGCTCGGCCCGGTGGACGACGGCACCATGGTCTTCTCGAGGCGAGGGGACCAGGAACGAACTTGGGGAACGCCGTTCTAG
- a CDS encoding fibro-slime domain-containing protein has product MKLAQPAAATRASTPRFLAFLLSTGMALAGCTTEIAVIGRDLGATTSSSPASSSSTAGGDDPGILDPGAGGGSAQGSAGAGGDERCEPKLAGLVRDFKASGSPGGHPDFESFVGDGLKGIVKPELGPDDKPVYAHEGGTEQTTGPEAFYQWYHDDPTVNVRIRYDVPLELSDRGLGEFAAPQFFPIDDQGWGNEQREHNYGFTYELHMTFEYRPGGVFMFVGDDDLWVFINRRLAIDLGGLHVSTPAQLDLDANAEELGIEPGKQYPLDFFYAERRGGGSSFTIMTSFKFTNCAPILR; this is encoded by the coding sequence ATGAAGCTAGCACAGCCCGCGGCGGCCACCCGCGCGAGCACCCCTCGATTCCTGGCCTTCCTTCTCTCGACGGGCATGGCGCTCGCGGGGTGCACCACCGAGATCGCCGTCATCGGTCGCGACCTCGGCGCCACGACGTCGTCGTCGCCCGCCTCGTCCTCGTCCACCGCCGGCGGTGACGACCCCGGCATCCTCGATCCCGGCGCCGGCGGCGGCTCCGCCCAAGGCAGCGCCGGCGCTGGCGGAGACGAGCGTTGCGAGCCGAAGCTCGCCGGGCTGGTGCGCGACTTCAAGGCCTCCGGCTCTCCCGGCGGGCACCCCGATTTCGAGTCGTTCGTGGGCGACGGCCTGAAAGGGATCGTCAAGCCGGAGCTCGGCCCCGACGACAAGCCGGTCTATGCCCATGAGGGCGGCACGGAGCAGACGACCGGGCCCGAGGCGTTTTATCAATGGTATCACGACGACCCCACGGTCAACGTACGGATCCGGTACGACGTCCCTCTCGAGCTGAGCGACCGCGGCCTCGGAGAATTCGCGGCGCCGCAGTTCTTCCCGATCGACGATCAGGGGTGGGGCAACGAGCAGCGGGAGCACAACTACGGCTTCACCTACGAGCTCCACATGACGTTCGAGTACCGGCCCGGCGGTGTCTTCATGTTCGTCGGTGACGACGATCTCTGGGTGTTCATCAACAGGCGCCTCGCGATCGACCTCGGCGGGCTCCACGTCTCGACCCCGGCGCAGCTCGATCTCGACGCGAACGCCGAGGAGCTCGGCATCGAGCCCGGCAAGCAGTATCCGCTCGACTTCTTCTACGCGGAGCGCCGGGGCGGAGGGTCGAGCTTCACGATCATGACGTCGTTCAAGTTCACGAACTGCGCCCCGATCCTGAGGTAG